Proteins encoded in a region of the Sugiyamaella lignohabitans strain CBS 10342 chromosome B, complete sequence genome:
- the TOK1 gene encoding Tok1p (Outward-rectifier potassium channel of the plasma membrane; has two pore domains in tandem, each of which forms a functional channel permeable to potassium; carboxy tail functions to prevent inner gate closures; target of K1 toxin; GO_component: GO:0016021 - integral component of membrane [Evidence IEA]; GO_component: GO:0016021 - integral component of membrane [Evidence ISM] [PMID 12192589]; GO_component: GO:0016020 - membrane [Evidence IEA,IEA,IEA]; GO_component: GO:0005886 - plasma membrane [Evidence IDA,IMP] [PMID 7651518]; GO_function: GO:0005267 - potassium channel activity [Evidence IEA]; GO_function: GO:0005267 - potassium channel activity [Evidence IDA,IMP,ISS] [PMID 7651518]; GO_function: GO:0005244 - voltage-gated ion channel activity [Evidence IEA]; GO_function: GO:0005249 - voltage-gated potassium channel activity [Evidence IMP] [PMID 16133265]; GO_process: GO:0030007 - cellular potassium ion homeostasis [Evidence IDA,IMP] [PMID 7651518]; GO_process: GO:0006811 - ion transport [Evidence IEA]; GO_process: GO:0071805 - potassium ion transmembrane transport [Evidence IEA]; GO_process: GO:0034765 - regulation of ion transmembrane transport [Evidence IEA]; GO_process: GO:0006810 - transport [Evidence IEA]) encodes MGVENGIGKSSSGSSDEPKDVHDSAHRYTPMAPLQPATSRSSMSASKLKSKLKFHHLPKPPPRRKVPRSRKSNSRKNENGRVRSVINSLSETLNRKSTDNDRGDAHNSGDDQIDSDDLEDQESDRSNSSIQSIIFRDRIPNFPLSQNELNYIAMTPVELVVENLRESMMSDVPIHQLEVEPENWANVGWYMLSSSAPIIAASIGPLGNLCSTASVADTWRATVTEPVRYPADFAWIYALNGLSLLLGCMSNLSLYMNFTGLINHRLSQTISIGGWYIASMILLGLIIASKYVYFDDDSVRAYDGFWFGVVACILYFIGATLLLINEIGRRLKRSVVPLSITHMQSRLMFLNVIFIVWIGFGGGIFTAMIQGLTFGDAMYFCMGVCLTVAAGDILPKTHLSRTIIIFYAYIGVFLIGLSVASISAAIVESNGTALVYRRIEQARKKKYEKLVAENKFETLKPEDAFHILRRIHRREISNANNQLAFKALLLYAAFLLIGAMAFSLIEGWSYFEGIYFCGLLFVANSFGDFTPKSPGGRTFFVVWAIGAVPMMTILISSLSSTIFTFITEEGDRFTRRLVRITGFIGNLSVFNKGLGSHTKKASHNPFTELERQDSSNAGLVPTSRPGQPLFLKSASTMTNDESDESLFRYWPSSIESNSETDNDGDDDSDSDTPTPEGPAHDSEGNVNEDIIEDIEEAESEHEEEENENENEDNEQAREEREEKQESRKASVESDDEFNDDEGDDDQPDNVAVRLPEESEEGESFDGRVDYPDSEVLVHSGDDPHDDDYEDLDNDEDEPQQPDEKDSSDPQVNKDSESVHKPSNTREKQATEKPNSLKGRSHISPSSSYNEKSPPKTTSKRPQKRVARRSSSGRSSPTARTSSHYTSNDLQNANISTSNLSKIHTRRMLVLIKQVRTLSRTLAQSPETTYSFKEWIRILKVVRLEVGINSSQFWLSPFTPLRVPVVESCFFLLTSLAALDEEVSRIIHFQHGKEAPTDRKERVGCFRYNPSRRRRRPPSSS; translated from the coding sequence GTCCACGATTCGGCCCACCGTTACACTCCGATGGCTCCGCTACAGCCAGCGACATCGCGGTCTTCCATGTCAGCTTCGAAACTGAAGTCGAAGCTCAAGTTCCACCATCTTCCGAAACCACCTCCTCGGCGGAAAGTTCCTCGTAGTAGGAAGTCAAACAGCAGAAAGAACGAAAACGGCAGAGTGCGTAGTGTGATAAATAGCTTATCAGAAACACTCAACCGCAAATCTACTGATAATGATCGCGGAGATGCCCATAATAGCGGTGATGACCAGATTGATAGCGATGATTTGGAGGATCAGGAGTCGGATCGGTCGAATTCGTCGATTCAGAGCATTATTTTCAGAGACCGAATACCGAACTTCCCACTGTCCCAGAACGAGCTTAATTATATAGCAATGACTCCagtggagctggtggtggaaaATCTTCGTGAGTCGATGATGTCGGATGTGCCAATTCATCAACTGGAAGTTGAACCCGAGAACTGGGCTAATGTTGGCTGGTATATGCTGTCTAGTAGTGCGCCAATCATCGCTGCGTCTATTGGTCCATTGGGCAATCTGTGCTCAACTGCCTCGGTAGCTGATACTTGGAGAGCCACAGTGACAGAACCAGTTAGGTATCCAGCGGATTTCGCTTGGATTTACGCGCTGAATGGACTATCATTGTTGTTAGGTTGCATGTCGAATTTGTCATTGTATATGAACTTCACGGGATTAATTAACCACAGATTGTCACAAACTATTTCCATAGGAGGATGGTATATTGCAAGCATGATTTTATTGGGTCTCATAATAGCATCAAAGTACGTTTATTTCGACGACGACAGCGTACGAGCGTACGATGGGTTTTGGTTTGGAGTAGTAGCATgtattttatatttcattGGTGCTACTCTACTACTTATCAACGAAATTGGCAGGAGATTAAAACGGTCAGTTGTGCCATTGTCAATTACTCATATGCAATCTCGACTGATGTTTCTTAATGTAATATTTATAGTGTGGATTGGATTTGGAGGAGGTATTTTTACTGCTATGATTCAAGGACTGACTTTTGGTGATGCGATGTATTTTTGCATGGGTGTATGCTTAACAgtagctgctggtgatattcTTCCTAAGACCCATCTGTCAAGAACTATAATCATATTCTACGCTTATATTGGCGTGTTCCTTATTGGTCTCAGTGTCGCTTCGATAAGTGCTGCCATTGTAGAGTCTAATGGTACAGCCTTGGTTTATCGACGGATCGAACAagcaagaaagaaaaaatatgaaaaGCTGGTGGCTGAAAACAAATTCGAGACGCTAAAGCCAGAAGATGCGTTTCATATTCTAAGACGGATCCATCGACGAGAAATCTCCAATGCCAACAATCAGCTAGCATTCAAGGCGTTGCTGTTGTATGCAGCATTTCTTCTTATAGGAGCGATGGCTTTTTCACTTATTGAAGGGTGGTCGTATTTTGAAGGAATATACTTTTGTGGATTGCTGTTTGTGGCTAATTCATTTGGTGATTTCACTCCAAAATCTCCAGGAGGAAGAACGTTCTTTGTAGTATGGGCAATCGGAGCAGTGCCTATGATGACTATCCTGATTTCAAGTCTTAGTTCTACTATCTTTACGTTCATTACAGAAGAAGGTGATAGGTTTACTCGACGGCTTGTACGAATAACAGGGTTCATTGGCAATTTGAGTGTATTTAACAAGGGACTTGGTAGCCATACAAAGAAAGCATCACACAATCCATTTACAGAGCTCGAAAGACAGGATTCTAGCAATGCTGGACTGGTACCGACGAGTCGACCTGGCCAGCCTTTGTTCTTAAAGAGTGCATCGACAATGACTAACGACGAGTCTGACGAATCGTTGTTTAGGTACTGGCCGAGCAGTATAGAATCTAATAGCGAAACTGACAACGATGGCGATGACGATAGTGACAGCGATACTCCTACACCCGAGGGTCCAGCACATGATTCCGAAGGTAATGTGAATGAGGATATTATCGAAGACATTGAAGAAGCCGAGTCGGAgcatgaagaagaggaaaacgaaaacgaaaacgaaGATAATGAGCAGGCGCGTGaggaaagagaagaaaaacagGAATCTCGCAAGGCAAGCGTGGAATCAGACGATGAATTCAACGACGATGAAGGCGACGATGACCAACCAGATAATGTCGCAGTACGTTTGCCCGAAGAGAGCGAAGAAGGCGAGTCTTTTGATGGCAGGGTCGATTATCCAGATTCGGAAGTCCTAGTACACAGCGGCGATGACCCCCACGATGACGATTACGAAGACCTCGAcaacgacgaagatgaaccACAGCAGCCAGATGAGAAAGACAGCAGTGATCCTCAAGTGAATAAAGACTCTGAATCTGTCCACAAACCGAGTAATACACGAGAAAAACAAGCAACCGAGAAACCAAACTCTCTAAAAGGCAGGTCACACATCTCACCGTCATCCTCATACAACGAGAAATCCCCACCAAAAACCACATCCAAAAGGCCACAGAAACGTGTAGCCCGTCGGTCGTCATCAGGACGGTCATCTCCAACAGCCAGAACCTCGTCTCATTACACATCCAACGACCTTCAGAATGCCAATATCTCTACATCCAACCTATCGAAGATCCACACACGACGAATGCTTGTTCTCATCAAACAAGTGCGGACACTGTCGCGAACACTGGCCCAATCTCCTGAGACAACGTACTCATTCAAAGAATGGATCCGGATCCTGAAAGTCGTCCGACTCGAAGTCGGAATCAACTCGTCACAATTCTGGCTCTCACCCTTCACACCCCTACGAGTCCCTGTCGTCGAaagctgtttcttcctcctcaCCAGTCTAGCGGCCCTGGACGAAGAAGTCTCGCGAATCATCCACTTCCAACACGGCAAAGAAGCACCCACCGACCGCAAAGAACGAGTGGGTTGTTTCCGCTACAACCCCTCCCGTCGCCGACGCCGACCACCTTCCTCGTCCTAG
- a CDS encoding L-asparaginase (predicted) translates to MLEDSPLTNAGTGSNLNSLGNVECDASIIDSKTMLGTGVAALSGVKNPISVAKKLGDDIIAEKTCQSDSGSSDTTGTSSTASKYIKWGLSRPLFLSGTGAYDYSVSSSCELISPTDQKTAAAQRYFDKWSAIIGDPITPNTSTIDANGFTSNAQAETYSTSTSTSSTSNNNYTTGDPSASSLVDGDSDLDEKLNDTVGVICGDRYGNIALCSSSGGNSLKPPGRIGPAALIGPGTALKKQLNSTNATRNTVTKITACCSTGHGEDIITTNLSALVCDKLISAADNENDILTSLFKNDLPNTFPYLQSSPLYLGCLTVSATYGTNNPTHHRPLLTFAHTTESMIISYASPTHPRPTVIKSRTTRAGRVSVGGALL, encoded by the coding sequence ATGCTTGAGGATTCACCTTTGACAAATGCTGGTACGGGATCGAACCTCAATTCACTAGGAAATGTCGAGTGCGATGCGTCTATAATTGATTCGAAGACTATGCTAGGTACAGGTGTAGCAGCATTGTCTGGTGTCAAGAACCCCATCTCGGTAGCTAAAAAGCTGGGCGACGATATCATCGCTGAAAAAACATGCCAGTCAGATAGCGGTTCTAGTGACACTACTggtactagtagtactgCCAGCAAATATATCAAGTGGGGTCTCTCTCGACCTCTGTTTCTGTCTGGGACAGGTGCTTATGACTACAGTGTGTCTTCATCCTGTGAGTTAATATCCCCTACTGACCAGaaaacagcagctgcacAACGTTATTTTGACAAGTGGAGTGCTATTATCGGTGATCCAATCACTCCTAATACTTCCACTATCGATGCTAACGGATTCACATCTAACGCTCAAGCCGAAACCTACAGTACAAGTACGAGCAcaagcagcaccagtaataataattacaCCACTGGTGATCCTTCTGCTTCCTCTCTGGTAGACGGTGACAGCGACCTGGACGAAAAGCTGAATGACACGGTGGGTGTCATCTGCGGAGATAGGTACGGTAACATCGCTCTGTGCTCGAGTTCCGGTGGAAATTCGCTCAAACCACCTGGCCGAATCGGACCTGCGGCATTAATTGGCCCCGGAACTGCCCTCAAAAAACAGCTCAACTCCACAAATGCTACCAGGAACACCGTCACTAAGATTACGGCCTGTTGCTCAACGGGCCATGGTGAAGACATCATCACCACGAACCTGTCAGCACTCGTCTGTGACAAACTAATTTCAGCCGCTGACAACGAAAATGACATTCTCACTTCGCTCTTCAAAAACGACCTTCCCAACACATTCCCCTACCTCCAATCATCCCCACTGTACCTCGGATGTCTGACAGTCTCAGCCACCTACGGCACCAACAACCCGACCCACCACCGACCGCTCCTCACCTTCGCACACACCACCGAGTCCATGATCATCAGCTACGCCTCGCCGACCCACCCCCGACCAACCGTGATCAAATCACGCACCACCCGAGCAGGTCGCGTGTCAGTCGGTGGGGCGCTTTTGTAA
- the YUH1 gene encoding Yuh1p (Ubiquitin C-terminal hydrolase; cleaves ubiquitin-protein fusions to generate monomeric ubiquitin; hydrolyzes the peptide bond at the C-terminus of ubiquitin; also the major processing enzyme for the ubiquitin-like protein Rub1p; GO_component: GO:0005737 - cytoplasm [Evidence IC] [PMID 1429680]; GO_component: GO:0005622 - intracellular [Evidence IEA]; GO_function: GO:0008234 - cysteine-type peptidase activity [Evidence IEA]; GO_function: GO:0016787 - hydrolase activity [Evidence IEA]; GO_function: GO:0008233 - peptidase activity [Evidence IEA]; GO_function: GO:0004843 - ubiquitin-specific protease activity [Evidence IEA]; GO_function: GO:0004843 - ubiquitin-specific protease activity [Evidence IDA] [PMID 1429680]; GO_process: GO:0006508 - proteolysis [Evidence IEA]; GO_process: GO:0010992 - ubiquitin homeostasis [Evidence IC] [PMID 1429680]; GO_process: GO:0006511 - ubiquitin-dependent protein catabolic process [Evidence IEA]) — translation MTKHFVPLECNPEVFDELIHSLGVTTALSFHDVYVIDDPDMLAMIPRPVYALLLVFPVSDTYEEYRHDSDKDLADDYYNSVSGTDKEQAVWFKQTIGNACGTMALLHALANGIPAGMIEPGSTIDILIKESIPLNTVERVKLLENSTELEQQHAKVGIKGDTAAPDAEASVEFHYVCLTRARNSDHLVELDGRRKGPIDLGPLSPDSDLLSEPALNKVREFLARESASSAFSIIALAPSFS, via the coding sequence ATGACTAAACATTTTGTTCCTTTGGAGTGTAATCCTGAGGTGTTTGACGAGCTGATTCATTCGTTGGGCGTGACTACGGCACTGTCGTTTCACGATGTTTATGTGATTGATGACCCGGACATGCTGGCCATGATCCCGCGACCCGTGTATGCTCTGTTGCTGGTATTCCCTGTGTCCGACACGTATGAAGAGTATCGCCATGATTCAGATAAAGATTTGGCCGATGATTATTATAACTCAGTTTCTGGCACTGATAAGGAACAGGCGGTCTGGTTTAAACAGACAATTGGCAATGCCTGTGGAACCATGGCACTTCTGCATGCTCTTGCGAATGGCATTCCTGCTGGAATGATCGAACCTGGTTCGACAATTGACATACTGATCAAAGAGTCGATTCCTTTAAACACCGTCGAACGGGTCAAGCTGCTGGAAAACAGCACAGAATTGGAACAACAGCACGCCAAAGTGGGTATCAAGGGCGACACGGCCGCTCCAGACGCCGAAGCCAGCGTGGAGTTTCACTACGTCTGTCTCACTCGAGCACGCAATTCCGACCACCTGGTCGAGCTCGACGGACGTCGCAAAGGACCAATCGATCTCGGACCCCTTTCACCAGACTCGGACCTTCTCTCCGAACCGGCTCTCAACAAAGTCAGAGAGTTCCTGGCCCGCGAAAGCGCCTCATCCGCCTTCTCCATCATCGCCCTGGCCCCCTCCTTTTCGTAG
- the THP3 gene encoding Thp3p (Protein that may have a role in transcription elongation; forms a complex with Csn12p that is recruited to transcribed genes; possibly involved in splicing based on pre-mRNA accumulation defect for many intron-containing genes; GO_component: GO:0005634 - nucleus [Evidence IEA,IEA]; GO_component: GO:0005634 - nucleus [Evidence IDA] [PMID 14562095]; GO_component: GO:0035327 - transcriptionally active chromatin [Evidence IDA] [PMID 21149575]; GO_function: GO:0003674 - molecular_function [Evidence ND]; GO_process: GO:0000398 - mRNA splicing, via spliceosome [Evidence IMP] [PMID 19061648]; GO_process: GO:0006355 - regulation of transcription, DNA-templated [Evidence IEA]; GO_process: GO:0006351 - transcription, DNA-templated [Evidence IEA]) — MSLGRSASSSASAKEHAQESKRAASESERDGQWPESLKEFVAKCFKEVHPEDKEVMESQLKQIITKAFETKTTWTIDWKSMWVPVMLERRHKEQELNNSKRAALDAKSKVGGIKKKKKIDGKIAESGGFAGRAAASAEYSGYKRDSFGQASNNDVLGAYSNSNSSSNYGNGYSDDFASNERREKRLRRFEREARMSPTPPSTAPAMTAAATGAIPSIDLERPVVGRATNLEKKYFRLTSAPDPDQVRPLNILKQTLELLKDKWRKEQNYPYICDQFKSLRQDLTIQHIENEFTVSVYEIHARIALEKGDLGEYNQCQSRLKELYDKHIRGNANEFLAYRILYLLHTHNRAEIGHLLRELSGNEPALKDAGVAHALLVDKAMTRKNYHQLFRLYTEAPKMGGYVMDSFIPRERLSALAAMCTAYRPDLSLEFISHELAFDEIQQCLEFLDQHGLLDHVKKDPLKLNTKDAYAKIETARQSAYKKVDIKGQI; from the coding sequence ATGTCTTTGGGCCGCTCAGCGAGTTCTTCAGCAAGTGCCAAGGAACATGCCCAGGAGAGTAAAAGGGCTGCCAGCGAGAGTGAGAGAGATGGCCAGTGGCCAGAGAGTTTGAAGGAGTTTGTGGCCAAGTGTTTTAAGGAGGTTCATCCAGAGGATAAAGAGGTGATGGAGTCGCAGTTGAAACAGATTATTACAAAGGCGTTTgagacgaagacgacgtGGACTATTGACTGGAAGTCCATGTGGGTGCCGGTTATGCTGGAGAGACGGCATAAAGAGCAGGAGCTGAATAATAGTAAGAGAGCAGCTTTGGATGCGAAAAGCAAAGTCGGCggtatcaagaaaaagaagaaaatcgACGGAAAAATTGCGGAAAGCGGCGGGTTTGCCGGCCGGGCCGCTGCCAGTGCAGAGTATAGTGGATATAAGAGGGATTCTTTTGGCCAGGCATCCAATAACGACGTCTTAGGTGCTTATAGTAAcagtaacagcagcagcaactaCGGTAATGGGTATAGTGACGATTTTGCGAGTAATGAACGACGGGAGAAACGACTACGACGGTTTGAACGAGAAGCGAGAATGTCGCCCACTCCCCCGTCAACGGCACCAGcaatgacagcagcagcaacaggcGCAATACCGTCGATAGATCTTGAACGACCAGTGGTAGGACGAGCAACGAATTTAGAAAAAAAGTATTTCCGACTGACATCGGCGCCAGACCCGGATCAGGTGCGGCCGTTGAATATTCTGAAGCAGACGTTAGAACTTTTGAAAGATAAATGGCGCAAGGAACAGAACTACCCGTACATTTGTGACCAGTTCAAATCGCTGCGGCAGGATTTGACGATCCAGCACATTGAGAACGAGTTCACGGTGTCCGTGTACGAGATCCACGCTAGAATCGCTCTAGAAAAGGGAGATTTGGGAGAGTATAACCAGTGTCAGAGCAGGTTAAAGGAGCTGTATGACAAGCATATTCGAGGCAATGCCAACGAGTTTCTTGCCTACAGGATCCTATATCTGTTACATACACACAACCGAGCTGAGATCGGTCATTTGCTGCGAGAACTGAGTGGTAATGAGCCTGCACTGAAAGACGCGGGTGTGGCACATGCGCTGTTGGTCGATAAAGCCATGACTCGTAAGAACTACCACCAGCTGTTCCGGTTGTACACAGAAGCGCCTAAAATGGGTGGATACGTGATGGACTCGTTCATCCCGCGAGAACGACTTTCGGCCCTGGCTGCTATGTGTACCGCGTACCGGCCGGACCTGTCACTCGAGTTCATATCGCACGAGCTGGCTTTCGACGAGATCCAGCAGTGTCTGGAGTTCCTCGACCAGCACGGGCTGTTGGACCACGTCAAAAAAGACCCGCTCAAACTCAACACCAAAGACGCATACGCCAAAATCGAGACGGCGCGCCAATCCGCGTACAAAAAGGTCGACATCAAGGGCCAGATCTAA
- the SDH2 gene encoding succinate dehydrogenase iron-sulfur protein subunit SDH2 (Iron-sulfur protein subunit of succinate dehydrogenase; the complex couples the oxidation of succinate to the transfer of electrons to ubiquinone as part of the TCA cycle and the mitochondrial respiratory chain; other members are Sdh1p, Sdh3p, and Sdh4p; GO_component: GO:0000329 - fungal-type vacuole membrane [Evidence IDA] [PMID 23509072]; GO_component: GO:0016020 - membrane [Evidence IEA]; GO_component: GO:0005743 - mitochondrial inner membrane [Evidence IEA,IEA]; GO_component: GO:0031966 - mitochondrial membrane [Evidence IDA] [PMID 1939170]; GO_component: GO:0005749 - mitochondrial respiratory chain complex II [Evidence IDA] [PMID 9822678]; GO_component: GO:0005739 - mitochondrion [Evidence IEA]; GO_component: GO:0005739 - mitochondrion [Evidence IDA] [PMID 16823961]; GO_function: GO:0051537 - 2 iron, 2 sulfur cluster binding [Evidence IEA,IEA]; GO_function: GO:0051538 - 3 iron, 4 sulfur cluster binding [Evidence IEA]; GO_function: GO:0051539 - 4 iron, 4 sulfur cluster binding [Evidence IEA]; GO_function: GO:0009055 - electron carrier activity [Evidence IEA]; GO_function: GO:0051536 - iron-sulfur cluster binding [Evidence IEA,IEA]; GO_function: GO:0046872 - metal ion binding [Evidence IEA]; GO_function: GO:0016491 - oxidoreductase activity [Evidence IEA,IEA]; GO_function: GO:0008177 - succinate dehydrogenase (ubiquinone) activity [Evidence IEA]; GO_function: GO:0008177 - succinate dehydrogenase (ubiquinone) activity [Evidence IDA] [PMID 13445213]; GO_function: GO:0008177 - succinate dehydrogenase (ubiquinone) activity [Evidence IGI,IMP] [PMID 16232921]; GO_process: GO:0045333 - cellular respiration [Evidence IGI,IMP] [PMID 16232921]; GO_process: GO:0006121 - mitochondrial electron transport, succinate to ubiquinone [Evidence TAS] [PMID 9929002]; GO_process: GO:0055114 - oxidation-reduction process [Evidence IEA,IEA]; GO_process: GO:0006099 - tricarboxylic acid cycle [Evidence IEA,IEA,IEA]; GO_process: GO:0006099 - tricarboxylic acid cycle [Evidence IMP] [PMID 10224250]), protein MFKSQIAVRGASSMISRRMLSSSRVVSNAAAAAAAPVERLKTFKIYRWNPDTPEEKPYLKEYKVDLSKTGPMVLDALLKIKNEQDATLTFRRSCREGICGSCAMNIDGRNTLACLCRIEQDESKDSKIYPLPHMFVVRDLVPDLTLFYKQYKAIEPYLQRDSVPEDGKENLQTIEDRKKLDGMYECILCACCSTSCPSYWWNQQEYLGPAVLMQAYRWMADSRDLATDKRREMLQNSMSLYRCHTIMNCARTCPKGLNPGLAIARIKKEMSF, encoded by the coding sequence ATGTTCAAGTCACAAATCGCTGTTCGTGGAGCTTCGTCCATGATCTCGCGTAGAATGTTGTCATCTTCGCGAGTTGTGAGCAatgccgctgccgctgctgctgctcctgttgAAAGACTTAAGACTTTCAAGATTTACAGATGGAACCCCGATACTCCAGAAGAGAAGCCATATCTCAAAGAATATAAAGTGGATTTATCCAAGACAGGACCCATGGTTCTTGATGCATTGCTGAAAATTAAGAATGAGCAGGATGCTACCTTGACATTCCGTCGTTCGTGCCGTGAAGGTATTTGTGGATCATGTGCCATGAACATCGACGGTAGAAACACTTTGGCATGTCTGTGTCGTATTGAACAAGACGAATCTAAAGACTCGAAGATCTATCCTTTACCACACATGTTTGTGGTGCGTGACTTGGTTCCCGATTTGACGCTATTCTACAAGCAATACAAGGCCATCGAGCCATACCTGCAAAGAGACTCTGTTCCCGAGGACGGAAAGGAGAACTTACAGACCATCGAGGATAGAAAGAAGCTCGACGGTATGTACGAGTGCATTCTGTGTGCCTGTTGTTCAACTTCGTGTCCTTCATACTGGTGGAATCAACAAGAATACCTCGGACCCGCCGTGTTGATGCAAGCCTACAGATGGATGGCCGACTCGCGTGATCTGGCCACCGACAAGCGTCGTGAAATGCTACAAAACTCCATGAGTTTATACAGATGTCACACCATCATGAACTGTGCCCGAACATGTCCCAAGGGCCTCAACCCCGGTCTTGCCATCGCTCGTATCAAGAAGGAGATGTCTTTCTAA